The Inediibacterium massiliense genome includes the window TATATCCAGTTTCTTCTTTTAATTCTCTTATGGCACAATCATAAGGATCTTCTCCTTCATCTAATTTTCCAGCAGGAATCTCTATTAAAATCTCTTCTATAGGTTTCCTAAATTGTTTTACCATAATAATTTTTTTGTTCTCTGTAATAGGCACAATACAGCTTGCTCCAGGATGTTCTATGATCTCTCTTGTTCCTGACTTTTCATCTGGTAATTTTACAGTATCTACTCTTAAATTGATTATTTTTCCTTTATAAATCATGTCTGTCTTTATAGTTTCCTCTTTTGGTATCATTTTGATCCTCCTTTAGGAATATTTTAGGACAACTTTTCATATATTGAATTAAACTTTATTGTAAAGGATTTGATAAAATGTATAAAATGGTTTTTCATAATCATCTTTTTTGTGTAGGTAAAGTTTACGAATTACTAGAATTGTTAGAAGATCTATCGAATCAATATACTACTCTAGAAAATTTGATTGAGGATCATCTAAAATTTTCAAAGCAATCTTTGCACAAAGTCCACAAGTGATAAAATATTCTTTTTCTTCTTCAAAACTTCTTCCCATAGTTCTCATGTTTAAGTTGGAATGCTTTAAAATACTGTATATTTCTTCACAATCTTCATAAACTATTTTATGCTTGGATAAAATAGTTGTATGTTTTAATTGGTCTTTTATGTATTCACTTTTTTCTTTTTCTAGCTTAGGAAGGCCTACAATAGCTTTTGTTTTAGCAATTGTATTTAAAACTGTCAGAGTATGATGACTAATCCCTTGATGTCTTTTTCTTTGATCTGCAAAGCTCATTCTAGGAACTGCAATAGGTATTCCTCCTAAATCATTGACTGCATCAATAATATTGCCTTGTTCAACTCCAGTAAAACCGAATTTTGTTCCTGTACCTACAATTCCAGGACCCATTGTGACTACTGCTATATGACATTTTGTAATTTCCTTTGCAGCAATCAAACCATTATAAATATTTACACAATCTAAATCTCCACCAAAGGCATTGCCTATGGTAATAGCTTTATGAATGATTTTATTTTCTTTTAAATTTGTCACCATATTGCTTAAGTCAATAGGTAATGCTGCGCCATCTGTCATAATATAAGTAATTTTTATGTCTTCTTTTAATGTTTTTAAAACTTCCACAATAGCTGGAAGCATACTATGTAATGTACCTACAATAACAGGCATACCTTCTAAAGATTCAAATTGGTTAAAAATATCATGATCTTCACTATCTTGCTCTTCTGATGCAAAAACCTTTAACTGATAAGGAGAATATCTAAGTTTCATAATATGTCCTCCTTCACTTAAATCTTTGGTTGGATGACTTAAATTAGCAATGACAAAATGATATCCTCCTGTTCCTAGACTTAAATCTAGTGCAGTAGTATTTAAAATAAGCTCATCTTCCAAATCAATTTTTCCTGTTAATCGATTATAATTGATGGCTTTATATTCTTTATCTTTTATTTTTACCAATACTTCCGTTTTATTTTCATTCTCTTTCAAAATTTGAATAACCTTTCCTATTTTGATTCCAATCAATTTTTTCCCTTCTTTCCTTATATTAAAAAAGGCAGACTGGATCATCTACCTAATTCATCTAAAAACTTTAATATTTTTACTTTTTCAATGGTTTTGGTTAAGGAATATTTTTCTGTATAAATATGAATACCAATTAAAAATATCAATGCTATCACTCTTATTTTAAAGCTTAAAGTAGCACATGTAATTCCTAAAGAAATTCCTAGGATATTTGATCCTACATCGCCCATCATAGTTTTGGCTTTTAAATCATAAGGAATATATGCACAAGACGCTCCCATAACTCCTAACAAAAGCATTCTAAAAATTTGAGCCATAGGTTGTATAAGTAATACAACTGCACTTAGCAAAAAACCTTTTGCTGCTCTTCCCGGGCGCAAATCTAATAGGTTTATAAAATTTGTAAATAAAGCAATAAGAATGGTATTGATGATTATATTCGTATAATCTTTTGAAAGAATCATACTAATGGTAAGGGCAATTAAACCTCCAAAAGCTGCTTTAAAGCCTCCTGTCGTTAATTTCCCTTTAAACATCATTTTGATATGTCCTTTAAGTCCTGTAACATTTCTATTTCCTAAAAGATCATCCATAAGTCCTGCCAATCCCATTCCTAAAGCCCCTGATAAAAATAAAAATGAAAATAATATCTCTTTTGATTGAAAAAGTAAAGAAAATATAATCAAAATTACAATGACAGGTATAAATACAATTCCTGCACTTACAGGTATATCTTCTCCTTTATAGTTTTTTCGAATACATTCTCCTTCACAAAGTAAATGTAGACACATAGGAGTTAAAAATAGAGTAATTAAAAAACCTAAAATCATAAAAATAATATTCATCCACATTACTTCTTCAC containing:
- a CDS encoding NUDIX domain-containing protein gives rise to the protein MIPKEETIKTDMIYKGKIINLRVDTVKLPDEKSGTREIIEHPGASCIVPITENKKIIMVKQFRKPIEEILIEIPAGKLDEGEDPYDCAIRELKEETGYTAQNVEYLFSFYTSAGFSNEMIYLYVAKDLILGEANPDEGEYIEVEEYSIEELLEMIYNGQIKDSKTIMGILAVKDSLLKK
- a CDS encoding DUF3866 family protein gives rise to the protein MIQSAFFNIRKEGKKLIGIKIGKVIQILKENENKTEVLVKIKDKEYKAINYNRLTGKIDLEDELILNTTALDLSLGTGGYHFVIANLSHPTKDLSEGGHIMKLRYSPYQLKVFASEEQDSEDHDIFNQFESLEGMPVIVGTLHSMLPAIVEVLKTLKEDIKITYIMTDGAALPIDLSNMVTNLKENKIIHKAITIGNAFGGDLDCVNIYNGLIAAKEITKCHIAVVTMGPGIVGTGTKFGFTGVEQGNIIDAVNDLGGIPIAVPRMSFADQRKRHQGISHHTLTVLNTIAKTKAIVGLPKLEKEKSEYIKDQLKHTTILSKHKIVYEDCEEIYSILKHSNLNMRTMGRSFEEEKEYFITCGLCAKIALKILDDPQSNFLE